The nucleotide sequence TTCGCCGCAGCAGGCCAGCACCACGACGCCGACCGGCCGCTGTTCGGCGACGAGAGGGATGACAGTGATCGAGCCGGGGCGGAACTGCGCCAGCGGGGTCGAGAAGGCGACCCACTCGAACCCGTCGCGCGACGGTGACGCGCAGATGACCTCGCCGCGCGACACCGCCCGCTGTGCGAGCCCCTGCGAAGCGTCGAGCTCGTCGGGAACTCCCGATCCCGCGTCGACTCCGAAGGAGCCGAACAGCCGGAGCTTCTGTCCCGTGTCGCCGTAGAGCACGCCGCCACGCGCGCCCGTGATGTCCGCAAGCGCGTCCAGGATGTCCCGCGAGACAACATCCAGGGCGACAGACTGCGAGAGCCTCGCCAGGAGCCTCCTGGTCGTGCTCTCGACGCCGATCCTGCGGCCGATCGCCTCGGTCATGTGGTTGAACGAGGCTGTCGCGTCGCCGATGAGGTCGCTGCTCGTGACGCTGAGCTTGCACTGCTCGAGCGTGTCGCTCCCCGTGTCCATGGCGGCGCGGACCTCGGCGTTGACGTGCCGCATCCCCGACACGAGCAGCGCGAGCTGTCTCGAGACGACCATCTTGAAGATGAGGAAGTTGCCGGCGCCGACGATGAGGCCCGACGCCACCGAGAGGGCGAAGAACCGGTAGCTCATCGCGGCCGGCGAGTGCAGCTGGGCGCTGGCGAAGGGCGGAAACAGCAGCCCGACCACCGTCCCGAAGGCCAGCATGGAGAACAGGAGTTCCTTGAGAACGCTCCGCGGCGGGCGGTCTCCGGCCGTCCGACGCGGATCGAGCGATGTTCCCATAGCACCCCCTCGTGAAGTGCCCTAGCGGGAGTGTGGTTACAAGAAGCGTGCCAGAGGGGCGGGAGGATGGGTCGCCGGTGGCGCCATGGACGCCGGCGACAGGCGGGACAGGGCGGGGCTACGTTTTCCGCTCCTTCTTCCGTGCCGCGGGAAAGAGGACGTTGTTGAGGATGAGCCTGTAGCCCGGTGAGCTCTTGTGGAGAGCGAGAATGGTCGGCGGGTCGCCGACCATGTGGCGGTAGTCCTCGGGATCGTGGCCGCCGAGGAAGGTGAACGTCCCGCGCCCTACGTTCCCGTGGATGTACTTGACCTCGTCGGTGCCCGGGTAGTCCCCGAGCACGGTGACGTAGCTCTTCACGAGGCTCCTGCGCAAGCTCGTCGTCTGCCCCATGAACCCGCGCACGACGTTCACGTGGCACTGCGTGAGCATCGTCGGCACGGGGTCGATCTTCGCCGCGAACTCGAACAGCGTGAAGAAGTCGGTCTCCTCCGGGCGGTTCCGAACGTCCTCCGTCATGTCGATGTCGGAGAACTCGTACACGTTGGGACTGGTGATGATCGTGAAGTTCTCGAACGCCACG is from Candidatus Effluviviaceae Genus I sp. and encodes:
- a CDS encoding GAF domain-containing protein, giving the protein MGTSLDPRRTAGDRPPRSVLKELLFSMLAFGTVVGLLFPPFASAQLHSPAAMSYRFFALSVASGLIVGAGNFLIFKMVVSRQLALLVSGMRHVNAEVRAAMDTGSDTLEQCKLSVTSSDLIGDATASFNHMTEAIGRRIGVESTTRRLLARLSQSVALDVVSRDILDALADITGARGGVLYGDTGQKLRLFGSFGVDAGSGVPDELDASQGLAQRAVSRGEVICASPSRDGFEWVAFSTPLAQFRPGSITVIPLVAEQRPVGVVVLACCGE